Proteins found in one Chloroflexota bacterium genomic segment:
- a CDS encoding putative Ig domain-containing protein — MRVEVLGAALLALALIAFIGPLSPLPAAAEETVPVPQPTPAPQQAPEPTPEPQPTPEPTPEPQPTPEPTPEPQPTPEPTPEPQPTPEPTPEPTAAPRVTVPAQPTGLRADAQSGSLSVQVDWDDITGASRYLARWRVAGPGNSLNTGVEVYSSDATITVGGYGEWVVRVEACNSAGCGSPGTTRFTVEQAAQASPPPVPTATPQPKTDPSSQADLTPSFSVAINALSFQEGEDAGETALPEADGGDGDLTYSLSPDLPEGLAFAAGTRTLSGTPSEAGEYAMTYTAADADGDEAAFTFTITVDAAPKTAKQSLTSPGTPTVTRVKFSKPTKPALSVSWTAPAITINLERYAVEFRKQGSNTWLPYGQVNGSTLNAVLGKDENLNLEAGATYEVRVQGLYDGGGSSSWSGTGSGKANSPPKVGLVLTDFEIIREPYASYSRPAGEWPTYFTDSDGDTLTPSAEAQYPGLLRVSASTGTDYSIRVVGLNPGTSTLTYGVSDGYGGVASKTVTYTIVYNAERAVMENSAAGTLVGAPVAATPYGEETYTHTLHGEAATYFDIVAATGQISVKQGTTLDYETKTSISSQTMVGKSMRSRPVCTSRGWQTSTSMPCLTFSATHA; from the coding sequence TTGCGGGTTGAAGTCCTGGGCGCGGCATTGCTGGCCCTGGCCCTCATTGCTTTCATTGGCCCCCTCTCCCCGCTGCCCGCCGCCGCTGAGGAGACCGTTCCGGTCCCTCAGCCTACTCCGGCGCCTCAGCAGGCGCCGGAACCCACGCCGGAGCCGCAGCCTACTCCCGAACCCACCCCGGAGCCGCAGCCCACTCCCGAACCGACGCCTGAGCCGCAGCCTACTCCCGAACCGACGCCTGAGCCGCAGCCTACTCCCGAACCAACTCCTGAACCCACGGCTGCGCCGAGAGTCACCGTACCGGCACAACCCACGGGGCTGCGGGCCGACGCCCAATCCGGCTCGCTGAGCGTGCAGGTGGACTGGGACGACATCACCGGAGCGAGCCGGTACCTGGCCCGCTGGCGCGTGGCGGGGCCTGGGAACTCGCTGAACACGGGTGTGGAGGTGTACTCCTCCGACGCCACAATCACCGTCGGCGGCTACGGCGAGTGGGTGGTGCGGGTGGAGGCGTGCAACAGCGCGGGCTGCGGGTCGCCCGGCACAACGCGGTTTACGGTCGAGCAGGCCGCGCAGGCGTCGCCGCCCCCCGTGCCGACGGCCACGCCGCAGCCGAAGACGGATCCGTCATCGCAGGCGGACCTGACGCCGTCCTTCTCCGTTGCAATCAATGCGCTGTCCTTCCAGGAGGGCGAGGACGCCGGCGAGACGGCGCTGCCCGAGGCCGACGGCGGCGACGGCGATCTGACCTACAGCCTGTCGCCCGATTTGCCGGAGGGGCTGGCGTTTGCCGCGGGCACCCGCACACTCAGCGGCACGCCGTCCGAGGCCGGCGAATACGCGATGACCTACACCGCCGCCGACGCGGACGGCGACGAGGCGGCCTTCACGTTCACCATCACCGTGGACGCGGCGCCAAAGACGGCGAAGCAATCTTTGACTAGCCCCGGTACACCAACGGTCACCCGCGTCAAGTTCAGCAAGCCGACAAAGCCGGCGTTGAGCGTGAGCTGGACGGCTCCGGCGATCACAATAAACTTGGAGCGCTACGCTGTGGAGTTCCGTAAGCAGGGCTCGAACACGTGGCTGCCATACGGCCAGGTGAATGGGTCAACACTTAACGCGGTGCTGGGCAAGGATGAGAACCTGAACCTGGAAGCGGGCGCCACCTATGAAGTGCGTGTGCAGGGCCTCTATGACGGTGGCGGCTCCTCCTCGTGGTCTGGCACTGGTTCCGGCAAGGCCAACAGCCCGCCCAAAGTCGGACTGGTTTTGACCGATTTCGAGATTATTCGTGAGCCGTATGCGTCATACAGCAGACCCGCGGGGGAGTGGCCGACGTACTTCACTGACTCCGACGGCGACACGCTAACGCCTTCAGCGGAAGCCCAGTATCCGGGTCTGTTGAGAGTCTCGGCATCCACGGGAACCGATTATTCCATCCGTGTAGTAGGACTCAACCCTGGCACCTCGACGCTGACGTACGGCGTCAGTGACGGGTACGGCGGTGTCGCATCGAAAACGGTTACGTACACGATCGTCTATAACGCGGAGCGCGCTGTCATGGAGAACTCCGCTGCGGGCACGCTGGTTGGCGCCCCGGTGGCCGCCACGCCCTATGGAGAAGAGACGTACACCCACACGCTGCATGGTGAGGCTGCAACGTACTTCGACATCGTCGCCGCCACGGGCCAGATCAGCGTGAAGCAGGGGACTACGCTGGACTACGAGACCAAGACCTCGATCTCATCCCAGACGATGGTCGGGAAGTCGATGAGGTCCAGGCCCGTCTGCACCAGCCGGGGGTGGCAGACCAGCACGTCGATGCCCTGCTTGACCTTCTCGGCGACCCACGCCT
- a CDS encoding MarR family transcriptional regulator, with product MADLTPPNDPGHWTEILANDWRVRISELNNLAIKSLTTQVAVHGLTPMEFDLLRVCDALDRECTATELVRFLPVDPARISRLVNTLVDAGLLIRRRTLEDRRIVMLRLSEKGRDLTSRIMEDITQYNAGLIEGIGPDELQVFLQVTSRIIANLEALAEPE from the coding sequence GTGGCAGACCTTACCCCCCCGAATGACCCAGGCCACTGGACCGAAATCCTGGCTAACGACTGGCGAGTGCGCATTTCCGAGTTGAACAACTTGGCGATAAAGAGTTTGACGACCCAGGTGGCGGTCCACGGCTTGACCCCTATGGAGTTCGACCTCCTCAGAGTCTGTGATGCACTGGACAGGGAATGCACCGCCACGGAGCTGGTGAGATTCCTGCCGGTGGACCCCGCCCGCATAAGCCGCCTCGTCAACACGCTGGTGGACGCAGGTCTGCTGATCAGGCGCCGCACTCTTGAGGACCGGCGGATTGTCATGCTCCGGCTTTCTGAAAAGGGCAGAGACCTGACCTCCCGCATCATGGAGGACATCACGCAGTATAACGCCGGGCTCATAGAGGGGATTGGGCCGGATGAGCTGCAGGTCTTCCTTCAGGTCACGTCCCGCATCATCGCCAACCTTGAGGCATTGGCGGAGCCCGAGTAG
- a CDS encoding methyltransferase domain-containing protein translates to MTEEQAGTPDYTMGFSEEFLENLRRFTAQANAAYLIPYLRPGLRVLDFGCGPGTISAGLARAIAPGELHGVDMEPSQVELARSVAEAHDVSNATFHVGDVTALPFEDDYFDVAHCHNVLMHIPDTAAALAEVKRVLKPGGILGCREMICASSFTEPDFGVIRQAWDMFEDLLAADDGHPQMGKELKVHLKNAGFENVYATATFDIFSAPADVEFIYGIATQWFLSPEIAEAAIKYGAATRELCDAIGNAYARWREHPGAFLGVAYGETLANKAFA, encoded by the coding sequence ATGACTGAAGAGCAGGCGGGAACGCCAGATTATACGATGGGCTTCAGCGAGGAGTTCCTGGAGAACCTCCGGCGATTCACGGCGCAGGCAAACGCCGCCTACCTGATCCCGTATCTGAGGCCGGGCCTCCGGGTCCTGGACTTCGGCTGCGGGCCGGGCACCATATCCGCGGGGCTGGCGCGGGCCATAGCGCCGGGCGAGCTGCACGGCGTGGACATGGAGCCGTCACAGGTCGAGCTGGCGCGGTCGGTGGCGGAGGCGCACGACGTCAGCAACGCGACGTTCCACGTGGGCGATGTGACGGCCCTCCCCTTTGAGGACGACTACTTTGACGTGGCCCACTGCCACAACGTGCTGATGCACATTCCCGACACCGCCGCGGCGCTGGCGGAAGTGAAGCGGGTGCTCAAGCCCGGCGGCATCCTGGGGTGCCGGGAGATGATCTGCGCGTCCAGCTTCACGGAGCCCGATTTCGGCGTCATCCGGCAGGCATGGGATATGTTTGAAGACCTCCTGGCCGCCGACGACGGGCATCCACAGATGGGCAAGGAGCTGAAGGTCCACTTGAAGAACGCGGGGTTTGAGAACGTCTACGCCACAGCGACGTTTGACATCTTCAGCGCGCCCGCGGACGTCGAGTTCATCTACGGGATAGCGACCCAGTGGTTTCTGTCGCCGGAGATCGCGGAGGCAGCCATAAAGTACGGAGCGGCGACGAGAGAGCTGTGCGACGCAATCGGCAATGCCTATGCCAGGTGGAGGGAGCATCCCGGCGCCTTCCTTGGCGTGGCGTATGGGGAGACGCTGGCCAACAAGGCGTTTGCCTGA
- a CDS encoding class I SAM-dependent methyltransferase, which translates to MTREESGTPDYTMGFSPAMLEYLQRHTLETNAAYLIPYLKPGMRVLDFGCGPGTISVGIARAVAPGELHGVDMEESQVERARAVVRADRRDNAVFHVADATDMPFEDDYFDIAHSYNVLMHVPDTAALLAEVKRVLKPGGIIGCREMICDSCFTHPDFGYLQRGWEVFRDLVAADDGHPQIGKSLKTHLLAAGFADVQASTSFNSYSSQRDLDYFYAMVKNWFLSPDVKEAAIKYGAATQGLYYNIREAHEQWRAHPGALVGIAYGEAVGYKPFA; encoded by the coding sequence ATGACGCGTGAGGAATCAGGAACGCCCGACTATACGATGGGCTTCAGTCCGGCTATGCTCGAATACCTCCAAAGGCATACCCTGGAGACCAATGCAGCCTATTTGATTCCGTATCTGAAGCCCGGAATGCGGGTCCTGGACTTCGGCTGCGGGCCCGGCACCATATCGGTGGGGATCGCCAGGGCCGTAGCTCCCGGCGAGCTGCATGGGGTGGACATGGAGGAGTCCCAGGTGGAGCGGGCCCGGGCCGTAGTCCGGGCCGATAGGCGGGACAACGCTGTTTTCCACGTTGCCGATGCCACGGATATGCCCTTCGAGGATGATTACTTCGATATCGCCCACTCTTACAACGTCCTGATGCACGTTCCCGACACCGCCGCCCTGCTGGCGGAAGTGAAGCGGGTCCTCAAGCCGGGCGGCATCATTGGATGCCGGGAGATGATCTGCGATTCATGCTTTACCCACCCGGACTTTGGGTACCTGCAAAGGGGCTGGGAAGTATTCAGGGACCTGGTGGCTGCCGACGACGGCCATCCTCAAATAGGCAAATCCCTGAAAACTCATCTTCTTGCGGCCGGGTTTGCCGACGTCCAGGCGAGCACGTCCTTCAACAGCTACAGCTCCCAGAGGGACCTGGACTACTTTTACGCCATGGTCAAAAACTGGTTCCTGTCTCCCGATGTAAAGGAAGCGGCTATAAAGTACGGGGCCGCCACCCAGGGACTCTACTACAACATACGGGAAGCCCACGAACAGTGGAGGGCCCATCCGGGCGCGCTGGTCGGCATAGCTTACGGGGAGGCTGTGGGGTATAAGCCGTTTGCCTGA
- a CDS encoding ATP-binding protein — MDQQDGPHREIARLRERLTRLSEASLRINESLDFDTVLQEVVDSARALTASRYGAITVWGEAGQTPDFIVSGLTGEEHQGLWDMPEGLGFFKYLSGLEEPLRVSDVDSHLGGLDMPRFLPSVPVKSLLVAPIRHQGVGVGTIYLGHDTGDREFTREDEETLVLFASQAAMAIANARRHREERQARADLEALINTSPVGVVVFDAASGVPKSFNREAVRIVDSLRSPGQSLEAMLDVMTFRRADGREVSLRNFPVAELLRAGETVRAEEIVLEVPGRRTVTVLLNATPILSDGGAVESMVVTMQDMADVQEMERLRADFLAMVSHELRAPLTSIKGSAATVLGSSTELDPAVVRQFLRIIEDQADHMHGLVADLLDVARIETGELPVSPEPADAAVLVDRARSAFISSGGRNNLTIDVEPGLPLVMADRRRIVQVLRNLLSNSARHSPQLSVIRVSAAREGVDVAFSVADDGRGIPAESLPFLFRKFSRVQSEEQGGDTGLGLAICKGIVEAHGGRIWADSDGPGRGSRFTFTLPTVEEAGTAAAGRFPTIAESSLRHMQTGFEEQVRVLAVDDDPQTLRYVRDTLAGAGYYPIVAGDPEEVLRLVEEEKPELVLLDMMLPGYDGIDLMKDIMEAADVPVIFLSAYGREELIARAFDMGAADYVVKPFSPTELAARIRSALRRRSVGEPSEPYVLRALTINYSERRVTLAGRPVRLTPIEYRMLAELAANSGRLLTYQRLLDRVWGEKGDSDLRPMRTIVGKLRRKLGEDTNNPEYIFTEPRVGYWMAKGGPPEPESGPQPSD; from the coding sequence TTGGACCAACAGGATGGACCCCACCGGGAGATCGCCAGGCTGCGGGAGCGCCTCACGCGACTGAGCGAGGCCAGCCTCCGCATCAACGAGAGCCTCGACTTCGACACGGTGCTGCAGGAGGTGGTCGACAGCGCCCGGGCGCTGACGGCCTCACGCTACGGGGCGATAACCGTCTGGGGGGAAGCCGGGCAGACGCCCGATTTCATCGTCTCCGGCCTGACCGGGGAGGAGCACCAGGGGCTGTGGGACATGCCGGAGGGACTGGGATTTTTCAAGTATCTCAGCGGGCTTGAGGAGCCCCTGCGGGTTTCGGACGTTGACAGCCACCTGGGAGGACTGGACATGCCCCGGTTCCTGCCCTCGGTGCCGGTGAAGTCCCTGCTGGTCGCTCCTATCCGTCACCAGGGGGTCGGGGTCGGTACGATCTATCTGGGCCATGACACGGGCGACCGGGAGTTCACGCGGGAGGACGAGGAGACCCTCGTGCTCTTCGCCTCCCAGGCGGCTATGGCCATCGCCAACGCCCGCCGGCACCGGGAGGAGCGGCAGGCCAGGGCTGACCTTGAGGCCCTCATCAACACCTCCCCGGTGGGCGTCGTGGTCTTCGATGCCGCCTCAGGGGTTCCCAAGTCCTTCAACCGGGAGGCTGTGCGGATCGTCGACAGCCTGCGCAGCCCCGGCCAATCTCTGGAGGCCATGCTGGACGTGATGACCTTCCGTCGGGCCGACGGCCGGGAGGTCTCCCTGCGGAATTTCCCCGTAGCCGAGCTGCTGAGGGCTGGCGAGACGGTGCGGGCCGAGGAGATTGTCCTGGAGGTGCCCGGCCGCCGGACGGTCACGGTGTTGCTGAACGCCACGCCCATCCTCTCCGACGGGGGCGCCGTGGAGTCGATGGTGGTCACCATGCAGGACATGGCCGACGTCCAGGAGATGGAGCGGCTGCGGGCCGACTTTCTCGCCATGGTGAGCCATGAACTCCGTGCGCCGCTGACCTCTATCAAGGGCTCCGCCGCTACGGTGTTGGGTTCGTCCACGGAGCTGGACCCGGCGGTGGTGCGCCAGTTCCTCCGCATCATTGAGGACCAGGCCGACCACATGCACGGCCTGGTGGCCGACCTGCTGGATGTGGCCCGCATCGAGACGGGCGAATTGCCGGTCAGCCCCGAACCCGCGGATGCCGCCGTGCTGGTGGACCGGGCCAGGAGCGCCTTCATCAGCTCCGGAGGCAGGAATAACCTCACCATAGATGTGGAGCCGGGCCTTCCCCTGGTCATGGCGGACAGGCGGCGCATCGTCCAGGTGCTCCGCAACCTCCTGTCCAACTCGGCGCGCCACTCGCCCCAGTTGTCGGTGATCCGGGTCAGTGCCGCGCGGGAGGGCGTTGACGTGGCGTTCTCGGTGGCCGACGACGGACGGGGGATACCCGCCGAGAGCCTGCCCTTCCTGTTCCGCAAGTTCTCCCGGGTCCAGTCTGAGGAGCAGGGAGGGGACACGGGACTGGGGCTCGCCATCTGCAAGGGGATAGTGGAGGCGCACGGCGGCCGCATCTGGGCCGACAGCGACGGGCCGGGACGTGGCTCACGTTTCACCTTCACCCTTCCGACGGTGGAGGAAGCCGGAACTGCTGCCGCTGGCCGATTTCCAACGATTGCGGAGAGTTCCCTGCGTCATATGCAAACCGGCTTTGAGGAACAGGTGCGGGTCCTCGCGGTGGACGACGACCCCCAGACACTCAGGTACGTCCGGGATACGTTGGCCGGAGCCGGATACTACCCGATAGTGGCCGGAGACCCGGAGGAGGTGCTCCGGCTCGTGGAGGAAGAGAAGCCTGAGCTTGTGCTGCTGGACATGATGCTGCCCGGATACGACGGCATTGATCTGATGAAGGACATCATGGAGGCGGCGGACGTGCCGGTCATCTTCCTGTCCGCCTACGGACGGGAGGAGCTGATCGCCAGGGCCTTCGACATGGGCGCCGCCGATTACGTCGTCAAGCCATTCTCTCCAACTGAGCTGGCGGCGAGGATCAGGTCGGCCCTGCGCCGCCGTTCGGTGGGCGAGCCGTCGGAACCGTACGTGCTGCGCGCCCTGACCATCAACTACTCAGAGCGCAGAGTGACCCTTGCCGGTCGTCCGGTTCGGCTGACCCCGATTGAGTACCGGATGCTCGCCGAGCTCGCGGCCAACTCCGGGCGACTGTTGACCTACCAGCGTCTGTTGGACCGGGTGTGGGGAGAGAAGGGCGATAGCGACCTTCGGCCCATGCGGACCATCGTGGGCAAGCTCCGCCGCAAGCTGGGTGAAGACACGAACAACCCCGAATACATTTTCACCGAGCCCCGCGTCGGCTACTGGATGGCAAAGGGCGGGCCGCCGGAGCCGGAGAGTGGGCCGCAACCATCAGACTGA
- a CDS encoding MFS transporter, protein MIVAIAIVGGAFTSGTGVWGASVFVTHMGDDLGWSRSAFYGAFTVRALAAGMLAPIIGPLQDKKMGPQFLMLMSAVALGTALVSMKWVNDLWVFYLIFGGLGALSMSSLSEMLTVAVVPKWFVRRRGRALGIASTGTAMGPLFFPITVTAIVEAVGWRDGWLIMGLAVFCVLVPLSFLIRTRPEDVGLLPDGDDPSTRPVTPTAATPTAASVATQPSAAAEVSYSRGEATRTMTFWLLALAFAMATLCMGGFFANWLPYFQDIGFTAAVGSLAAVAYGICSISVRLFWGLLSERFSVRYLLMAQALVTAASVIFFMQISGPISLVMAGGFHGLAVGGFFIMRPMIVANYFGRQHIGAVNSIIRPITTVSGSMSPVLIAGLYDIRGSYMLAFSAIVAAWLGVASIVSFARPPSRQRAAAATPTQP, encoded by the coding sequence GTGATCGTTGCCATTGCCATCGTGGGCGGTGCGTTCACCAGCGGCACGGGCGTGTGGGGCGCGAGCGTCTTCGTGACCCACATGGGCGACGACCTCGGCTGGTCGCGGTCGGCGTTCTACGGGGCATTCACCGTGCGGGCGCTGGCGGCGGGCATGCTGGCGCCCATCATCGGCCCGCTGCAGGACAAGAAGATGGGGCCGCAGTTCCTCATGCTCATGAGCGCCGTCGCCCTTGGCACGGCGCTTGTCAGCATGAAGTGGGTCAACGATCTGTGGGTGTTCTACCTCATCTTCGGCGGCCTGGGCGCGCTGTCAATGTCGTCGCTCAGCGAGATGCTGACCGTGGCCGTCGTGCCGAAGTGGTTCGTGCGGCGTCGCGGGCGCGCCCTCGGCATCGCGTCGACAGGCACGGCCATGGGCCCGCTCTTCTTCCCCATCACCGTGACGGCCATCGTCGAGGCCGTGGGCTGGCGCGACGGATGGCTGATCATGGGCCTCGCCGTGTTCTGCGTCCTGGTCCCGCTGTCCTTCCTCATCCGCACGCGGCCGGAGGACGTCGGCCTGCTGCCCGACGGCGACGACCCCTCGACGCGGCCGGTCACCCCGACCGCCGCGACTCCCACGGCCGCCTCGGTCGCCACGCAGCCCTCCGCCGCCGCCGAGGTCAGCTACAGCCGCGGCGAGGCGACGCGCACCATGACGTTCTGGCTGCTGGCGCTGGCCTTCGCAATGGCGACGCTCTGCATGGGCGGGTTCTTTGCCAACTGGCTGCCCTACTTCCAGGACATCGGCTTCACGGCGGCGGTTGGGTCCCTCGCGGCGGTGGCCTACGGCATCTGCTCCATCAGCGTGCGTCTCTTCTGGGGCCTGCTCAGCGAGCGGTTCTCGGTCCGCTACCTGCTGATGGCACAGGCGCTGGTGACCGCGGCCAGCGTGATCTTCTTCATGCAGATATCCGGCCCAATCTCGCTGGTGATGGCCGGCGGGTTCCACGGGCTGGCCGTGGGCGGGTTCTTCATCATGCGGCCCATGATCGTCGCCAACTACTTCGGGCGGCAGCACATTGGCGCCGTCAACAGCATCATTAGGCCGATAACCACCGTCAGCGGGTCGATGAGCCCGGTGCTCATTGCCGGGCTGTACGACATCCGGGGCTCGTACATGCTGGCGTTCTCGGCGATTGTCGCCGCGTGGCTCGGCGTGGCCAGCATCGTCAGCTTCGCACGCCCCCCGTCCCGGCAGCGAGCGGCTGCTGCAACACCAACGCAGCCGTAG
- a CDS encoding SDR family NAD(P)-dependent oxidoreductase, with protein sequence MAARELRDLVVVITGAGRGMGAEYTRAFLEQGARVAALERSWEGEEAFREELDANELALTLNCDVSQDKDVDDAYAAVIDRFGTVDVLINNAAFRTRDQQHEGALGITILETVDADWERAFATNVIGAVKMIRRFIRPMIEKQWGSIVNVSTTGSIPSHELWRPWSREQPYMATKAAMTNMSHYLADEVRGHNIAVNVVFPPGARTTGFDDRSAERVAKGMQPTSLSSRADTVVPVTRFLATQDASEGLTGKMFTAVTWNLEHGFGGPNAWLAPDPIGNPEMTKKLLSGELGPRAPRFGGPG encoded by the coding sequence ATGGCGGCGCGGGAACTGCGGGACCTGGTTGTGGTCATCACCGGCGCGGGGCGGGGCATGGGCGCGGAATACACGCGGGCCTTCCTGGAGCAGGGAGCGCGCGTCGCGGCGCTGGAGCGCTCCTGGGAGGGCGAGGAGGCATTCCGCGAGGAGCTGGACGCCAACGAGCTGGCCCTCACCCTCAACTGCGACGTCTCCCAGGACAAGGACGTGGACGACGCCTACGCCGCCGTCATCGACCGCTTCGGCACCGTGGACGTGCTCATCAACAACGCGGCGTTCCGCACCCGCGACCAGCAGCACGAGGGCGCCCTGGGCATCACCATCCTGGAGACCGTGGACGCCGACTGGGAGCGGGCCTTCGCCACCAACGTCATCGGCGCCGTCAAGATGATCCGCCGCTTCATCCGCCCCATGATCGAGAAGCAGTGGGGCAGCATCGTCAACGTTTCGACTACCGGCAGCATCCCGTCGCACGAGCTGTGGCGGCCCTGGAGCCGCGAGCAGCCCTACATGGCGACAAAGGCCGCGATGACCAACATGTCGCACTACCTGGCCGACGAGGTGCGCGGGCACAACATCGCCGTCAACGTCGTCTTCCCGCCGGGCGCGCGCACCACGGGCTTCGACGACCGCTCGGCAGAGCGCGTGGCGAAGGGGATGCAGCCGACGTCGCTGTCCAGCCGCGCCGACACGGTGGTGCCCGTGACCCGGTTCCTCGCCACGCAGGACGCCAGCGAGGGACTGACGGGCAAGATGTTCACCGCCGTGACGTGGAACCTGGAGCATGGCTTCGGGGGGCCCAACGCATGGCTGGCGCCGGATCCCATCGGCAACCCGGAAATGACGAAGAAACTGCTCTCAGGTGAACTCGGGCCGCGGGCGCCGCGCTTCGGCGGGCCGGGTTAG
- a CDS encoding DUF58 domain-containing protein, whose translation MSRSSQLIWIALSLVLLLLGLSWGNVLLLTGAVFLLLTVLLTTALAPPSSVGVKREMSRAACWAGDALTVRRVLTTLHGIGPVFIHDVLPPEAELVEGSNLRVVWKWPGRLDADVSYRLRFPRRGAYTLPESGWESQAPFGIGRSLLGVGGPAFEVSVVPRIRNVTRLNEVRAVHRTGRYQDDLAKTGASTDEFKEIRPYHPGDSFKRINWKASARNAGVNNLPLVNELEPETKRAVWIFLDIADYMDVGLPLSNPLESTVEAAGTLAQYYLSRGSTLGAYAYNGSGGAGEILAPETGMRQFNRLMEMLAGVKPGPPEQDLLQSVERCKGFLYRIRPEVFVITRLDVHYTRPGEDSAEFERFKTAISRLIALKPRSLRSGRVRVVHVEPQEAPAASRGLGLARWETRHVATELRNRGAYVIEWEPAREEFTSVLVRHVDVYR comes from the coding sequence ATGTCCAGGTCGTCGCAGCTCATCTGGATTGCGCTGTCACTGGTTTTGCTGTTGCTGGGCCTCTCATGGGGCAACGTGCTCCTGCTGACCGGGGCCGTCTTTCTCCTCCTCACCGTCCTGCTGACGACTGCCCTCGCGCCGCCCTCCAGCGTCGGGGTCAAGCGGGAAATGTCCCGCGCCGCCTGCTGGGCCGGTGATGCGCTGACGGTGCGGCGTGTGCTCACAACCCTGCACGGCATCGGCCCTGTCTTCATTCACGACGTGCTGCCCCCGGAGGCCGAGCTGGTGGAGGGCAGCAACCTGCGCGTGGTCTGGAAATGGCCCGGCAGACTGGACGCTGACGTCTCGTATCGGCTGCGGTTCCCCAGGCGAGGCGCCTACACGCTGCCCGAGTCCGGTTGGGAATCGCAGGCGCCCTTCGGCATCGGCCGAAGCCTCCTGGGCGTGGGGGGACCGGCCTTCGAGGTCTCCGTCGTGCCAAGGATCCGCAACGTGACGCGCCTCAATGAGGTGCGCGCCGTCCACCGCACCGGCCGTTATCAGGACGACCTCGCCAAGACCGGCGCTTCCACGGACGAGTTCAAGGAGATCCGCCCGTACCACCCCGGCGACTCGTTCAAGCGCATCAACTGGAAGGCCAGCGCCCGGAACGCGGGCGTCAACAATCTCCCGCTGGTGAACGAACTGGAGCCGGAAACCAAGCGGGCGGTGTGGATATTTCTGGACATCGCCGACTACATGGACGTGGGCTTGCCGTTATCGAACCCCCTAGAAAGCACCGTGGAGGCCGCGGGCACGCTCGCTCAGTACTACCTTTCGAGGGGATCCACCCTTGGCGCCTACGCCTACAACGGCTCCGGTGGCGCGGGCGAGATCCTCGCGCCTGAGACCGGCATGCGGCAGTTCAACCGGCTGATGGAGATGCTGGCCGGCGTGAAACCGGGTCCTCCGGAGCAGGACCTCCTGCAGTCGGTGGAACGCTGCAAGGGCTTCCTGTACCGAATCAGGCCGGAGGTCTTCGTCATCACCCGCCTCGATGTCCACTACACGCGCCCCGGCGAGGACTCGGCGGAATTCGAGCGATTCAAGACCGCGATCAGCCGGCTGATCGCATTGAAGCCGCGCTCGCTCCGCTCCGGCCGCGTGCGGGTCGTGCACGTGGAACCGCAGGAGGCCCCGGCGGCATCCCGGGGGCTGGGGCTCGCCCGCTGGGAAACGCGCCATGTGGCGACGGAGCTGCGCAACAGGGGCGCCTACGTTATCGAGTGGGAGCCCGCGCGGGAGGAATTCACGTCCGTGCTGGTGCGGCACGTCGATGTGTACAGGTAG